Proteins from a single region of Kitasatospora sp. NBC_01287:
- a CDS encoding HD domain-containing protein produces the protein MPTRITLADVHALATEAHAGQFDKIGAPYIRHVEAVAAGLAPFGVGMQMAGLLHDTLEDTDLTAEQLLAAGVPGTVVDLVQRVTNNPDVTYQAKIEAIVTNYGATLIKIADNAHNSHPDRTAQLPAEKRERLARKYADARSVLWAAVPVEDVKAIVSIVNPALLGELGAQLWR, from the coding sequence ATGCCGACCCGAATCACCCTCGCCGACGTCCACGCCCTCGCCACCGAAGCTCACGCCGGACAGTTCGACAAGATCGGTGCCCCGTACATCCGGCACGTCGAAGCTGTCGCCGCCGGCCTCGCACCGTTCGGCGTCGGCATGCAGATGGCCGGGCTCCTCCACGACACCCTCGAAGACACCGACCTGACCGCCGAACAGCTGCTCGCCGCCGGGGTGCCGGGTACAGTCGTCGATCTGGTGCAACGGGTGACGAACAACCCGGACGTCACCTACCAGGCGAAGATCGAGGCGATCGTCACGAACTACGGCGCCACCCTCATCAAGATCGCTGATAACGCGCACAACAGCCACCCCGACCGGACCGCCCAGCTCCCTGCTGAGAAGCGCGAGCGCCTCGCCCGAAAGTACGCAGACGCCCGCAGTGTGCTCTGGGCAGCCGTCCCCGTCGAAGACGTCAAGGCGATCGTCAGCATCGTCAACCCGGCGCTTCTCGGCGAGCTGGGGGCTCAGCTGTGGCGGTGA
- a CDS encoding DUF6221 family protein: MAEGSAVEFLRQAHVRAEELARAATRGPWTVHSHDWTSSFAASIGHHFEADVVGGGHEGGGVVDLADAEFIVANDPAAVLRRVAAERQILAEHQPTRDDWDSRLYEPCELAGCRCSSREDDEYVLACGSCATGNPYDAVLQHWPVPDGAAARPGLGLGGGSIVTTFYLKRPGQYSDEAEAIVCGDDDSWPGSTHAAEDEWALSLPHSCDAWEIGIGSLGDVLEAAREFRAGLDEAIRRLEQEQAEDGNEPARYAAARAGAARSLREMEEEAAELGLGSLAGLAGWQAEQFEGWTPFTALPDSAFRLARRPPEIPAACYAASWGWVHVRPGCRCPRTRR; this comes from the coding sequence GTGGCTGAGGGTTCGGCGGTCGAGTTCCTGCGGCAGGCGCACGTCCGGGCCGAGGAGTTGGCGCGGGCGGCGACGCGTGGGCCGTGGACGGTGCATTCGCACGACTGGACGAGTAGCTTCGCCGCGTCGATCGGCCACCACTTTGAGGCTGACGTCGTGGGCGGTGGCCACGAGGGCGGCGGGGTCGTTGATTTGGCCGACGCGGAGTTCATCGTGGCGAACGACCCGGCCGCGGTGCTGCGCCGTGTCGCCGCCGAGCGGCAGATCCTCGCCGAGCACCAGCCGACGCGGGACGACTGGGACAGTCGACTGTATGAACCGTGCGAGCTGGCGGGTTGCCGCTGCAGCTCTCGCGAGGACGACGAGTACGTGTTGGCGTGCGGCTCGTGCGCGACGGGCAATCCGTACGACGCCGTGCTGCAGCACTGGCCCGTGCCGGACGGTGCTGCTGCTCGCCCAGGCCTGGGGCTGGGAGGAGGAAGCATCGTGACGACCTTCTACCTCAAGCGGCCCGGCCAGTACAGCGACGAAGCCGAGGCCATCGTCTGTGGGGACGACGACAGCTGGCCCGGCAGTACTCACGCCGCCGAGGACGAGTGGGCGCTGTCGCTGCCGCATTCGTGTGACGCGTGGGAGATCGGGATCGGCTCCCTGGGCGATGTGCTGGAGGCGGCTCGGGAGTTCCGGGCTGGCCTGGATGAGGCGATCCGCCGACTGGAACAGGAGCAGGCTGAGGATGGCAACGAGCCTGCCCGGTATGCGGCGGCGCGTGCGGGCGCGGCTCGGTCGCTGCGGGAGATGGAGGAGGAGGCGGCCGAGCTTGGCCTCGGGTCGCTCGCGGGGCTCGCTGGCTGGCAGGCCGAGCAGTTCGAGGGCTGGACGCCGTTCACGGCGTTGCCCGACTCGGCGTTTCGTCTCGCCCGGCGGCCGCCGGAGATTCCCGCCGCCTGTTACGCGGCGTCCTGGGGCTGGGTGCATGTCCGGCCGGGCTGCAGGTGCCCGCGCACTCGCCGATGA
- a CDS encoding helix-turn-helix transcriptional regulator — protein sequence MTPIRPGPVPEELHARPLSRREVQVLALAAQGCTNLAIADDLGIAFESVRTYLRTAYLKLGARDRAHAVHLAHDLITAQEQQR from the coding sequence ATGACGCCTATCCGCCCCGGCCCGGTCCCCGAGGAACTGCACGCCCGGCCGCTCAGCCGGCGGGAGGTCCAGGTGCTCGCCCTCGCCGCACAGGGCTGCACCAACCTGGCCATCGCCGACGACCTGGGCATCGCGTTCGAGAGCGTCCGCACCTACCTGCGCACCGCCTACCTCAAGCTCGGCGCCCGCGACCGCGCGCATGCCGTCCACCTCGCCCATGACCTCATCACCGCACAGGAGCAGCAGAGATGA